DNA sequence from the Streptomyces sp. NBC_01497 genome:
CGATCTACGCGGCAGGTCGCGGCGCCCAGTCGGATCCGGGTCTGACCACGGGCCGGGCCACCGACTCCACGCTCACTCTGACGGCCGGCTCGGGCGACTACACCTTCACCGTGCTCGCGCCGCGGGCACCGTTCACCCGCCTCGCCCTCACGGCCACCAGCGCGGCCCCCATCACCCCGGGCACCAGCGGCGACGTCACGGCCGTGGTGCAGGAGCACTCCACGGGCAAGGGCTCGGCGGTCATCTCCGCCAAGGCACCGGCCGGCTGGAGTGTGACCGCCACGCCCGCCACCGTCGCGCTGACCCCGGCTGTCTCCGACACCCGCACGACCCTGCGGGTCGATGTGCCGGCCGGCACCGACAGTGGTGTGTACCCCGTGACGGTCGACGTACGCGCCCCCGACGGCACCACGGCGTCCACGACCGTCCAGGTCCCCGTGTTCGGCACCTGGGCCGCGGGGACGAAGGCGACCGCGTCGAGCGAACACGCGCCCAACGAGGTCGACGGTGCGACCCGCACCTACGTCGCGGCGAACGTGCTCGACCAGGACAACGGGACGTTCTGGAACGACGACGACCAGAACACCTTCCCGGACACCCTGACCGTCACCGCACCGTCGCCGGCCACCCTGCGGGGTGTCGGCTTCACCTCGTTCCCCGACGGGGTCCCGACGGACTTCACCGTCCAGGCGTGGGACGGTACGGGATGGGTGACCGAGGCCCGGGTGTCCGGCAACGCGGACGTCTCCCGATGGGTCCCGTTCGCCTCCCCGGTCACCACGGCGCAGGTGCGCGTCGTCGTGACGGCCACCCAGGACGGGTTCACCCGGATCGCCGAACTCACGCCCTGAGTCCGGCTCCCTCACCCGTGGGCGAGGGAGCGGAGCGGCGGGCGGCCCGGCAGGACCGCCCGCCGCCCAGGGACGTCCCGGGCCGGCGTCGTGCGCAGCGGTGCCGTGCCGGCCCATGGCCGAGGACGCGGGAAGGAGCACCTGCCGGCCCCGCGCTGCCCACGACGCGAGGGATGTTCGGAGATAGCATCGGAGCCAATGAGACGGGAATCCGCCAGTCCGGTACGCCGCCGGCCCTGCGGCGGCACGGCACCGGTACGCGCGCACGGCGGAGCCCCGAGGGCGGTGCGTCGGGGACGTCGCCGCCGCGCACCGGCCGCGCTTCGGTGCCCGTACGGCACACGACACCCGTGCCGTGCCGCGGGCGAGCGCCACGAGGGCCGCCGAGAGCGGCGTTGGAGCCGATCATGACCACACCGCGGGACCTGCTCATCGTCGCGATCGACTCGGGGCCGGTGGACCCGGAGGAGTCCGGTGCACTGTCCCTCGCCCTCGCCGGCGCCGAATTGATCGACCTGCTGGCCGAGGGCGCCGTGAGCCTGGAGGCCGGGGTACGTGTCGTTCCCGGGCCGGTGCGCCCCCTGCGGGACCACCTGCTCGACGACGCCGCCGCGTCACTCGCCCGGCAGAGCCCCTACGAAACGGTCGGCGACTGGCTGTGGCGCAGAGGCCGTGACCTGACCGCGCACTATGTGGCGGCTCTCGAAGCCGACGGGCTGATCGTCCGGCAGCGCCGGCGGTGGCCGTTCCTCTCGCCCGGCCCCAAGGTGGCGGCGGACACCCCGGGCCGCCGTTCGGCACTGGAGCGCTGGACGGCGGGCGAGCCCGTCCTCGCCGCCCTCGCACGGGACGCCGGGATCCGCGAGTTGCGGCCCGCCGGACCGCCGCCCGCTTTCGGTCAGGCGGAGGGGGCCGTGCTCGCCGCCCTGGACGACGCGTCCGCGGAGCTGGAAGCCGAACGGGAGCGGCGCGTACGCAGGCTGGAGGAGGCCGCCGAGGAGAACCGGCGGCGCGGCTACTGACGGGCCCGGGCCGTCCCCCGGACGGCTGCCCGCGCGGCACCGGGCCCTCACGGGATCAGGGCGGCGCGGCCCCGGGCCGCCGCCGGGCGGGATCAGAAATCGGCCTCGGCTCCGCGGACCGTGGCGGCACTGTCCCGCCGGGTCTCCAGCAGCCGCAGCCAGACCTCGCTGATCGTCGGGAAGGCCGGGACGGCGTGCCACAACCGTTCCACCGGTATCTCGCTCGTCACCGCCACCGTCGCCGAGTACAGCAGCTCGGCGACGCCGGGGCCGACGAAAGTGGCGCCCGCCACCGTCCCGCGGTCCTGGTCG
Encoded proteins:
- a CDS encoding GOLPH3/VPS74 family protein; this encodes MTTPRDLLIVAIDSGPVDPEESGALSLALAGAELIDLLAEGAVSLEAGVRVVPGPVRPLRDHLLDDAAASLARQSPYETVGDWLWRRGRDLTAHYVAALEADGLIVRQRRRWPFLSPGPKVAADTPGRRSALERWTAGEPVLAALARDAGIRELRPAGPPPAFGQAEGAVLAALDDASAELEAERERRVRRLEEAAEENRRRGY